TTCAGATGATTAGATTTCACTTTTAACaatcaaacaaaagaaaaatactaattgaattaattatacttttaattgagctcacatttttaatacatttcatCATGTTTAAAAGGGATTAGTACTTGAAttagtttaataatattaagaaaataaactttaaatttaacttatttttataaagccAATTTAATAAAAGTCTTTATACATCacgttttaattatgtttttaaccaatatgattttctaaaaagtcataagaatttaatttatacgtGTTCTTtgcaaaagtttaatttttttttttaaaaaaaagcattttattaattataatatgtaactaatttgttattttgttgaatatatatgTTGGATTCTGAGCATGCACgaaggaagaaaagaatatattatgaGCAAGTGTTGGAGTATTTGCTTGATGGCTTAGTCATCTTGTTAGCTTTATTAGTCAGTGAGCATTCTTTTATGGTGATCTGCTGTGATGGGACCCTTCCCTTCAAGAAAGGAAAACCATGGATATCATCACCACATAAGAAAACATCATTCTcatgtaatatattatatatactcttaaatgtgtttttgtttttttcacttaaattcgaatataaaatcaaattttgttattaaaattttaaaatgaataaatataatattattaatttaacaatattaagttttgtttttacttcttaaacgatgatttaatattaaaatgaaactatACTGAGACGTCATAcgtgaaaataatttaatgtagtttaattaaaaaattatattatttatgttttaaagtttaaatatcaaaatttaaaacataaacctataataattttattttaaatattataaatatatttgattatattatgtaataattaacataatacTTATGAATATGTGTAGTTTGAGACATGCAACTATGGCACGGTTCTCACTCATTTGATGATGCATGGCTGAGATAACACAATCTCGGTATATGATATATAtagacaatgatatttttacaatatttttttataacgggacacgtgtcattattttattggtctatttaaatttatatttaaaaaatatttaaaatggatccATAACAGCTCTCatgtgttgtaaaaaaattattaaaaaagtgttgttaaaagaaatttttttttttatatataNNNNNNNNNNNNNNNNNNNNNNNNNNNNNNNNNNNNatatatatatatatatatatatatatatatatatatatcaactgAGATCCAGATCCTTGCAGCTAGAGCTGTCAACTTTTTTTAGCCCCAAAGCCAGCCCTGGTCTTTTCTCCTGTTTGGCCCATTTTCTTTGACCCATACTTAGGGGCTTTTCTAAAGCCCCATAGGCCCACAACATCACCTGAACTAAACATTTGCTTAAGCGCTGAACAACAACCGCAACATAGAGTCGACGGCAGACGGCAGCGCAGAGTCGACGACAGACGGCGGAGCACGGTGGACGACAGCATACAGTGGACGACAGCACAAAGTGAATTCAACGGCTTGACGGCAGCGGTGGTACAGGCAGCGAAGAAGAATCAAGGTTAGCTTCTTTCAGGtactttttgtgttttttctaAGGATTGTTGTGACTCAGTTTTCAGTTTTCCTATGAAATGAgaattgttgtgtttgtgtcGTTTATGTACTTTTTGATAAAATGATTCAAAGGGTGGGAAATGGTgataatgatataattttgGGCAAAAGACACCTCCTATATATGAACCCTTAACTCGTGCCTTCGTGAAAAAGCTGAGGGTTATGTGGGGGCACAAGAGGATAAAAGCTGAAATGTTTGTGAAATTTAAAGATGCTGCTTCTTCACTTTAAGATGCTGCGCTGACTCACCTTGagttataaatgttataaatttcaGGACTGGAGTTGATGTTGGTGGATTTAAAGATCAAGGTGTTAGAAACTTGAGATGTTATTTGTTTGCTTATTTTTCTCGCTCCTATTCCATGAAAGCAGACCTTTCTCTTCAATTTTCCACTGCCAGTGCTCTGTTTGCCGTCTTCCTCTTAATTTTAAAACCCTTTTTCATGCCAACATCTTGATTGGGGAAACATCTTGGTGCACCACAGAATCATCTAAGCAACAGAAGAAAGATAAACAAGAGAATATGTATCTGTTTGGGAAATTGTATTTGTGGTAAGGGATTCAGTAAGGAACTGTCTCAAAAAAGGACACACACGCAGGTGGTAAATATCATTGAGAAGCAATGCTAACCTGTCTATAATTGATGGTAACCGAGGAAGACTTACTTGATAAACTATGTAGAAAATTTGTAGAGTCCTGGGTACCAAGTTAAGAACGAAGCAAGTGGACTCGGATACGAGGAGGAAGGAAAGACAATACAATGAGACACCTAATTAGATTAAACAATGGAGACATCCAATTGACATTGACATGCTGTAAGATTAACATCCTCTCAAAAATGTGAAGGGACATTGACATGAAGAAGGGTCAAAGTTGTTTCAATCATTTGTTCTTGTGTTCAACaaccccattttgttgtggGGTGTTGGCACAAGAGGTTTTGTAGAGATTTCCTTTGGATTTCATAAATTCCTCTAATTGGTAAGTCAAACATTCACGTGCATTCTGACTTCAAATAGAGTTTATAGTAtatcaaattgatttttatatcatcgtaaaaattttcaaaaaatgggAATAACTTATTGAGATTTCTTGCTTAAGTGCATTTGTACtttataataatgtatataatttatttatgggTTAAATTTGCAGATTGTCTTTCCATATAGTGCTCCCTTCAGACAAAAGTTCTTGTGCTCCtatttctcttcctttcatCTTGCATAGCCACACTTTCTGCAGCAATCTACAAAAGGCTATTAATTTCATACTCTATGAAGTTTGTAAGTTTCTTACCCCTTTGTTACATGTTCCAGGGTGTGTCAGGGCAAGTGGAAGTACCTATTATGTATACTCCTTTGGAAAATGTTCTCTTCattgtttaaatttgtttttttcctgGGTTTTGCAGACATCTTTGAGCAAAGGCAGGGGCTTTCACTTCCCCCCATGTCACATGCTCAATTTTTGTGGAATTAGGATATTATTAGATTGCCCACTTGACCTTTCAGCTCTCCTGGCCTTCTCCCCTATACCTACTTTGGATTGCTTGTCAATTGTAGAAAGCTACAACACTGAGGCTGATGATTTTGATTCAAGGGCTGCGTTTGGGAAAAGACAGAAAATTGAAAAGCTCCTTCATgctaaaaatttactttttgcTGAACCTTGGTACAAGACTGTTAATAATTTGCAGCTGTGGAATTCCTCTTTCATTGATGTTGTATTAATATCCAGTCCAATGGGTATTATGGGGTTGCCCTTTCTTACTCGAATAAAGGGTTTCTCAGCTAAGGTAGTCTTTTTGATGTTATTATTGGACTGTGTTCtcaatttttgttgatttctgTCACCAAAATAGTTagcttaatattttttcaatcgGTTAGATATATGTAACTGAAGCATCGGCAAGATTAGGCCAGCTAATGATGGAGGATCTTATATCAATGCATGGGGAATTCAGGCATTTCTATGGACCAGAAGAATCAAATTTCCCATCGTGGCTGAGGCAGGAAGAGCTTGAAATCCTTCCTTCTGAATTGAGAGAGATAATATTGGGGAAAGATGGACTGGAGTTGGGTGGTTGGATGCCCTTGTACAGGTGATCTACCATTTTACCTCAAAACTTGCAtggtatttaatattttatctaaaaacAGAACGAAATGTGCTTGACTAGTATTGCAATGGTTCTATGATATTATCTTGTGATggattaattatcaatttttatgtaaaatcgCTCTTGACTTGTTGCTTCTTTGCTCGATATTTATGTCTTGCCTTTATGTTTGAGTGTATAGCAAATGAGGGGAGGGAAATATAGAACTTTTGTTTCTGGGATTCTCagttatttgtgttttttaatttttttatttgctcaTTTATATAGTCTTTGTTAGCGTGGTTAAGCTGTTGCTTTTTACACTTTTATGCAAACCTTGTTGTTGTATCCATTTCTTCTTCGAAGTCAATTACAGCAATTCATTTGTTTGAAGATTTAATTTGTGGAATTTCTCAGTGCAGCTGATGTGAAGGATTGTATGCTAAAGACTCACACTCTTAATTATGCTGAGGAAGCTTGCTACAATGGTACATTGGTTATAAAGGCATTCAGCTCTGGTGTGGAAATAGGCAGTTGTAATTGGATCCTAAATAGTCCAAAGGGAGATATTGCATATGTTTCAGGATCCAGCTTCATTTCTGCACATGCAATGGCTTTTGATTACCGCAGTTTACAGGGGGCTTGCGCATTAATTTATTCAGACTTCTCCTTGGGTGATACTCAAGATAGTGCAGATGGGGATAATTATTCTGTTTCAGCTGCTAAGTTACAATCTATGAGGTATggtatattgaaattttattccCCGTCAAACTCTGTTTCACCCAGACACCAGTTATTGTTTTTCAAGTGTTTATCCTCTGGCTGTAGTAAtgaatatttatgtatatattgacTTCCATGTGGTTTATTATTCAAGTTCTCAAGATTTGGCTGGATTCAACCATAACTCTGATGAGAACtcagaggaaaaggaaaagctGGATTTCATATGCTCAAATactataaattgtataaaagaaGGTGGTTCTGTTCTTATTCCTATTGATCGACTTGGAACTATTTTGCTTCTTTTAGAGGAAATGACAGCATCACTCGAAGCTTCAGATTTGAAGGtgtcctttcttctttttatgaCCACATTAGTTAGCCTTGTTCTACAGAACCACATGCCCATATCCTTTTAGTTGCTTGTTCATACTAACTAGTAAAAAACCTATCTTTATCAACTTATATGGCATTAGCCTTAAgttctgttatttttcttattcccatttgtattttttttttgccaagAGACTTGACCTTACCAAATGTTCTGCTGACCagtattcattattaaaattttactgccttttttttttttgtttttgtgctgCAATTGAAATTGGGAAAAAATGGAATGCAAAGTTCCATCttttaaagtttgtaaagtgaactagaaatcaatatatttttctagtTAAAGAAACATAATTATCTGGAAAATGGATTTCTGGATTAATATCGGATATCACTCACTAATTTCTATTATTAAGTAATCactatttttctatttgtaGGTTCCAGTTTATATAATTTCCTCAATGGCTGAAGAATTACTGGCATTGCTTAACATCATACCTGAGTGGCTTTGCAAACAACGGCAAGAGAAAGTATGGAccattacaaatattaatttggTCCATTCCACTAGCATACTTTTATTTCTAGAGTTTGACTTCCATTTTACATACTTTAATTGCTGCTGCAGTTATTTGCTGGGGAACAGTTGTTTTCACACGTCAAGctcttaaaagagaaaaagattcATGTGGTTCCTGCTATTCATTCACATGAACTCTTGTGAGTTCTTTTTtaccatgtttttcttttaggtTTGCTTacaaaaatctaattaaaattgaagtgattaatcaaattttgcatGATTCCTGCACTTTTTATCTGCTAAATTTTGCAATGTTAACTATTTCagtaacaattttgtttcacaaCTATTGAGTTTCTGTTAATAGCCTCAAGATATGAGAAGAACTTATTCTAACAAACTGCAGTAGTCAAATGGTTTCATAAACTTTTTCTTATCGTTAGTTTCTATCAGAAACTGATGTATTTCTTGTAGAATTAATTGGCAGGAACCTTGTATTGTATTTTGTCCTCACTGGAGTATGCGAATGGGTCCTGTTGTTCATCTGCTTCGACGATGGTGTGGCAGTCCAAAATCTTTACTTATTCTTGAGGTAAGATATATTTCCTCTATTACAACGATAATATGCTCTGTTAGAAACACCATTTTATACTATactttaatgttattattattgtgagatatattaaattattagatatcttatctttatattttgggtttaactcatattttctttattataaagtactttatgtgtattttctatacaagggagattaatcccaaacttatttttcattatgTTCAACAATTACATTACCTTATCCCATCCTCACACGGTGATGGATGTAGCTAAAAACTTTCTggataatgtttttaaattacacGGGTTATCTACCACATTACCAGTGACATCATTATTCTTGGGGTAGAAATGAATCTTCATATCTGcattaatttaagttttgtcCTTTTAATGTCTTTGGCCAATGTTGCATTGAATTTCCTATTGGCAGGATGTTTTGAATCTTGAGCTAGCACTTCTACCTTTCCAACCAGTTACAATGAAGGTTCTTCAGTGTTTGTTTCCCGCTGGAATTGGGTAGGTATATCTTTCCCTCTGTTACGTCTTCCAATATATTATGTACATTCATGTATATGTGTAATTGTTCTTACTGATAATTCTCAAAATCTCTATAAACATCGAGCCAGTAGCAGTCTATATATATAGTCTTTAATTATACCACCCAATAAACCTAGGGGGAAGAACGACCTATCAAAAATGTGAAATACAGACTTGATAAATTGTTCGATTACTGATGCTTGTAGAATTAACATCTATGGATGGTTCCATACGTTTTTCGGTTTGGGAATGGGCATACATTGCTTAtaccctttcttttcttccccaTTTCAAAGGACCTGAACCCAAAACTTGGCGTATTTTTGTGTAcattaatttctttctaattttgtcattaaaagtgtaacataaatataatataaaactatcCATATTTCTTCATCtaattgagagtggataggTTCTC
This genomic stretch from Vigna radiata var. radiata cultivar VC1973A chromosome 7, Vradiata_ver6, whole genome shotgun sequence harbors:
- the LOC106765744 gene encoding integrator complex subunit 9, yielding MKFTSLSKGRGFHFPPCHMLNFCGIRILLDCPLDLSALLAFSPIPTLDCLSIVESYNTEADDFDSRAAFGKRQKIEKLLHAKNLLFAEPWYKTVNNLQLWNSSFIDVVLISSPMGIMGLPFLTRIKGFSAKIYVTEASARLGQLMMEDLISMHGEFRHFYGPEESNFPSWLRQEELEILPSELREIILGKDGLELGGWMPLYSAADVKDCMLKTHTLNYAEEACYNGTLVIKAFSSGVEIGSCNWILNSPKGDIAYVSGSSFISAHAMAFDYRSLQGACALIYSDFSLGDTQDSADGDNYSVSAAKLQSMSSQDLAGFNHNSDENSEEKEKLDFICSNTINCIKEGGSVLIPIDRLGTILLLLEEMTASLEASDLKVPVYIISSMAEELLALLNIIPEWLCKQRQEKLFAGEQLFSHVKLLKEKKIHVVPAIHSHELLINWQEPCIVFCPHWSMRMGPVVHLLRRWCGSPKSLLILEDVLNLELALLPFQPVTMKVLQCLFPAGIGLRTVQPLLKLLRPKTVLCPEELRLQINLSSENSFSVLYYTEAETLKVSYPKHNSEIKIATDLASQFYWKTFKKEEINITKLKGELRMENARHHLLLETDNKNSSSNSRSLDHFGLPDSEKLMAALSKMGISGNIQHGMSDTKSQTVSIIHIEEPYKASIEIGTTGTIITTAEENVASSIYKIIDNILNAV